The proteins below come from a single Pseudochaenichthys georgianus chromosome 14, fPseGeo1.2, whole genome shotgun sequence genomic window:
- the LOC139435144 gene encoding putative nuclease HARBI1, which produces MVSNPHLSAALTCVAIRRLLAGAMARSNRRRRRLRRILAMCQWQGGKGLYMQLNATAPILAVYANPEACLKKDFRVKRSSVVYLVQMLSSPKDHGWGQDIEVLVLLYSLAHGLSLSVVGSAFGIPKSTVHRIIKHVTGKIKANLKTLISLPTADELPEIADGFCQLAKSPAFHSAAGAIDGCHIHIKPPRNEYHKEYINYKLFPSIQMQAICDSTGRFLDVFIGYPDAVHDARVLRNSPIFCQALFPPAGWFLLGDGGYPCLEKPVGLLKPYKVPRGQVQARFNRHHARARSVVERAFGRMKARWRATLFKALEVSPSFAPDIIACCAFLHNLCIDMNNVLEDAEAFPPEYGDQSPPPAAACGQESPGHHLRNRIAAQLSAPVQMAPHLREHDYI; this is translated from the exons ATGGTGTCCAACCCACATCTGTCGGCTGCATTGACCTGCGTTGCTATCCGTCGCCTGTTAGCGGGTGCAATGGCAAGATCCAACAGAAGGCGCAGAAGGTTGAGGCGCATTTTAGCGATGTGCCAGTGGCAG GGGGGAAAAGGTCTTTACATGCAGCTCAATGCCACTGCCCCAATTCTCGCCGTGTATGCCAACCCTGAAGCCTGTCTAAAGAAGGACTTTAGAGTTAAGCGATCTAGTGTGGTGTATTTAGTGCAGATGCTTTCCTCCCCAAAGGACCACGGATGGGGACAAGACATTGAGGTGCTTGTTCTCCTCTACAGCTTGGCCCATGGACTATCGCTCTCTGTGGTGGGTTCAGCATTCGGGATTCCCAAATCGACGGTCCACAGGATCATCAAACACGTCACCGGGAAGATAAAGGCCAACCTGAAGACCCTCATTTCCCTGCCAACCGCAGATGAGCTGCCAGAGATTGCAGATGGCTTCTGTCAGCTTGCAAAGAGTCCTGCATTTCACAGTGCTGCTGGTGCGATTGATGGATGCCATATTCACATCAAACCTCCAAGAAACGAGTACCACAAGGAGTACATCAATTACAAGCTGTTTCCTTCCATCCAGATGCAGGCCATCTGTGACTCAACTGGGAGATTCCTGGATGTCTTCATCGGCTATCCAGACGCCGTTCATGATGCAAGAGTACTGCGAAACAGCCCCATCTTCTGCCAGGCACTGTTTCCCCCAGCTGGTTGGTTCCTCCTTGGGGACGGTGGTTATCCCTGCCTGGAAAAACCAGTGGGATTACTCAAACCCTACAAGGTCCCTCGTGGCCAGGTGCAGGCCAGATTCAACAGGCATCATGCCAGGGCTCGGTCTGTGGTGGAAAGAGCATTTGGAAGGATGAAGGCTCGCTGGAGGGCCACCCTTTTCAAAGCGTTGGAGGTCAGTCCAAGCTTTGCCCCTGACATCATTGCATGTTGTGCATTTCTGCACAATCTGTGCATAGACATGAACAATGTCCTTGAGGATGCTGAAGCCTTCCCCCCTGAATATGGGGACCAGAGTCCTCCCCCTGCCGCAGCATGTGGACAGGAAAGTCCTGGACACCACCTAAGGAACAGGATTGCTGCACAACTCTCTGCTCCTGTCCAAATGGCACCACACCTGAGAGAGCACGATTACATCTAA